A stretch of Spirosoma oryzicola DNA encodes these proteins:
- a CDS encoding response regulator transcription factor: MIRVLIADDHNVFVEGIESLVSGSPDIVVTERCYTVQSVIERLILTPIDVVLLDISFPQIEDGLGLCEHITRTYPNTKVVALTMHDDASLIKRVVKKGAKGYLLKNTTKTELLQAIQTVHQEKQYFNDTITHILLNDSPKARKSTAGVGIKPNLTPRESEVLALMAQGMTTQQMATQLFVSAKAVEFHRSSLLMKFGVPNTALLIKTAMEMQYID; the protein is encoded by the coding sequence ATGATACGAGTACTTATCGCTGATGATCATAACGTGTTTGTTGAGGGCATCGAATCGCTTGTTTCGGGTTCGCCGGATATAGTGGTGACAGAGCGATGCTACACCGTGCAGTCGGTTATTGAACGGCTGATCCTGACACCAATCGACGTCGTTTTATTAGACATTTCGTTTCCGCAGATAGAAGATGGCCTGGGTTTGTGTGAACACATAACGCGTACCTATCCGAATACAAAAGTTGTGGCGCTAACCATGCACGACGATGCAAGCCTTATTAAGCGGGTTGTCAAAAAAGGAGCTAAGGGTTATCTGTTGAAGAATACAACCAAGACGGAGTTATTACAGGCTATTCAGACGGTTCATCAGGAGAAGCAATATTTTAACGATACCATAACGCACATTCTGCTAAACGATAGTCCAAAGGCGCGCAAGTCAACCGCTGGGGTGGGTATAAAGCCTAATCTGACACCCCGCGAATCGGAAGTGCTCGCCCTGATGGCACAGGGAATGACGACCCAGCAAATGGCTACTCAACTGTTTGTCAGCGCGAAAGCCGTCGAATTTCACCGGAGTAGTTTACTAATGAAGTTTGGCGTACCCAATACAGCCCTGCTCATTAAGACTGCTATGGAAATGCAATACATTGATTAA
- a CDS encoding tetratricopeptide repeat-containing sensor histidine kinase — protein MILPFWWIAALLLVGVSGRFQPVKAVSESASIDSLKNQIKRQVNDKKYEQVAKSYEQLGWQYHQRYGYNKYTIDSYFNSLKYYSLADDSLGYYNEHIVIGDYYTHDYFMQPYADKYLRKAQSYFERTHNMPKVIECRLGLANIAQNKNPIPRNLITQLREAERLSVQYKQAYSQAYAQNLLANTYSRLKQPDSADYFASKSLVLSTRLKINWLIALDHFYLGLVKQFRDQSKEAIEAYQRSFKIARTENNIAMLRELSRHTADSYSRIGDYKNAYEASLKALDFEHQFYSSEQTKSIRLQELDSQIKTLAVEKQLAEQQSQHQRVLNSMLAVGLLISVLGVGALIYLRRQQKLIAHQQTVIAQQQIRQLELKSLRAMIEGQEGERSRIARDLHDGLGIQLSRIKLFVEAHQEQLPLSVKEPLNQFLDEACTETRLISNDLRPYALSTFGLIPALEDLVQKLNLVNQTKLVLEHYGEVPALDDEASVMIYRVVQELLNNALKHASAQTITVQLMASDETTLISVDDDGQGGDFENTPLKGNGIANIKSRIAYLGGQVMWQSEPGKGTSVMISLPVHRQAQPILSSA, from the coding sequence TTGATACTTCCTTTTTGGTGGATTGCGGCTTTGTTGCTCGTTGGAGTAAGTGGCCGCTTCCAGCCGGTTAAGGCTGTGTCGGAATCAGCGTCGATTGACAGCTTGAAAAACCAGATTAAGCGCCAGGTCAACGACAAAAAATATGAGCAGGTTGCCAAGTCGTACGAGCAATTGGGGTGGCAGTACCATCAACGGTACGGGTACAACAAGTACACAATCGATTCGTACTTCAATAGCCTGAAATACTACAGCTTAGCCGACGATTCATTAGGTTACTACAACGAACACATTGTCATTGGCGATTACTACACCCATGATTATTTCATGCAGCCGTACGCCGATAAATACCTGCGGAAAGCGCAGTCCTATTTTGAGCGAACCCACAACATGCCTAAAGTCATCGAGTGCAGACTGGGGCTTGCCAACATCGCTCAGAACAAAAATCCGATACCACGTAACCTAATTACACAATTGCGCGAAGCCGAACGGTTAAGTGTTCAGTACAAACAGGCATACTCGCAGGCCTATGCGCAAAATTTGCTGGCGAACACGTATTCACGGTTGAAGCAACCCGACTCCGCTGACTATTTCGCCAGTAAAAGTTTGGTGTTATCGACACGATTGAAAATTAACTGGTTGATAGCCTTAGATCATTTTTATCTGGGCCTTGTCAAACAGTTCAGAGATCAATCGAAAGAAGCGATTGAAGCGTACCAGAGAAGTTTTAAAATCGCCAGGACCGAAAACAACATAGCCATGCTTCGGGAGTTGTCGCGGCATACGGCAGACAGTTACTCACGCATCGGGGATTACAAAAACGCCTATGAAGCTTCCTTAAAAGCGCTTGATTTTGAGCATCAGTTTTATTCATCCGAACAAACGAAAAGCATTCGTTTGCAGGAGTTGGACAGTCAGATCAAAACATTGGCCGTAGAAAAACAATTGGCGGAACAGCAGAGCCAGCACCAGCGGGTTCTCAATTCAATGCTGGCGGTTGGGCTACTAATCAGTGTATTAGGTGTTGGTGCCTTGATCTATCTGCGTCGTCAGCAAAAGTTGATTGCCCACCAGCAAACCGTTATTGCGCAACAGCAGATTCGCCAGCTGGAGTTGAAATCGCTGCGGGCAATGATCGAAGGGCAGGAGGGAGAACGCAGTCGTATTGCCCGTGACTTGCACGATGGTCTGGGTATTCAGTTGTCTCGTATCAAGTTGTTTGTCGAAGCGCACCAGGAGCAGTTACCCTTGTCCGTTAAGGAGCCGTTAAACCAGTTTTTAGATGAAGCCTGTACCGAAACTCGATTAATATCCAATGACCTCCGTCCGTATGCCTTGTCTACGTTTGGCCTGATTCCGGCGCTAGAAGATCTGGTTCAAAAGTTAAACCTTGTCAATCAGACCAAGCTCGTGCTGGAACATTACGGCGAAGTACCCGCGCTGGATGATGAAGCCTCGGTTATGATCTACCGGGTCGTGCAGGAGTTGCTGAACAATGCGCTCAAACACGCCAGTGCGCAGACTATTACGGTGCAACTCATGGCCAGTGATGAAACAACGCTGATCAGTGTTGATGACGACGGGCAGGGTGGAGACTTTGAAAATACCCCATTAAAAGGCAATGGCATCGCCAATATCAAATCGCGTATAGCGTACCTCGGTGGGCAGGTTATGTGGCAGAGTGAGCCCGGTAAAGGAACCTCTGTGATGATTTCGCTGCCCGTTCATAGACAAGCTCAACCAATACTATCCAGTGCGTAA
- a CDS encoding SusC/RagA family TonB-linked outer membrane protein, whose product MIKHVLSGVFVLSSWLTVSAQDRTISRMALDKNRSVLATTKDAKAGINNASDVKALIKGVVSDEKGNTLPGATVSVKGTQLGTTTDAEGRFSINMPAGSKILVFSFIGMKTQEVEVGTRTTLNITLATGDQSLDEVVVIGYGTAKRSDVTSSITTVKAAELKDIPAAGVDQLLQGKAAGVTVTSNGGQPGGGVSVKVRGVTSINSNDPLFVIDGVPFVNGNTSASSGYAGLGGGDGQTGNSVMAMLNPNDIESIDVLKDASAQAIYGSQAANGVILVTTKKGKQGEGKINYEMYTGVSEVARRMDLMNLRDFARYQNEVLPIIGNPVADEFKNPDLLGTGTDWQEAMFQRGAINNHQLSFSGGRDKTTYYLSLNYFDNKGILLGSDFKRYASRFSLDTQLKNWVKVGLSANVSRSIQNVSLADAAEGTIWWGASTSPLIPVKNLDGSWGGGQTVGGVQYNNANLVGNSQYRGNTKTTNTVFGSLYAELQLTKDLSLRNELSYSLGQDNNVAFQKAGNVGGTSFRSKLIDSRSDSYYYSITNYLNYNKYINKHGFQATLGHQAQNSYYQSISGTKVDLQANIFDLNTGSADQTTWGLGGGKGQWAMESYFARANYTYDDRFSLSASFRADGSSNFGPNNRWGYFPGVSAGWTLSNEKFMKGDISKVLSYAKLRLGYGIVGNQNFPGGAPNPAYVGAVQFFSGPVGFGSSNMINGIPNPNLKWESVKTANAGVDLGFLNGRVDATIDVYRKVTSDMIIFLTGPNLIGVGDQWDDLKAPLGNAGQMTNTGVDIGLTTTNIKKGNFSWKSNVVFTQFTNRYEKAASAASALDGKVYYNNYLVTHTTPGRPVGSFWGLVTDGLFRTQADLDASLPQFGYKVNTNETWLGDIRYKDINGDGKIDAQDLTFIGSPLPKFTWGFTNTLNYGDFDFSLFFQGSQGAKAFNFLRWQLEGLNNAYTNQLKTVTDRYTESNPNGSLPRFTNTNKNNIAMSDRYVEDASYARIQNITLGYRLPKNLLNKVKVSNLRVYGSIQNLKTFTKYSGYDPEIGAFNNSIKLMNVDTGHYPNPRTFTVGANLQF is encoded by the coding sequence ATGATCAAACATGTGCTTTCAGGCGTGTTCGTCCTGAGTAGTTGGCTTACTGTCTCTGCTCAAGACCGAACCATCAGCAGAATGGCCCTCGACAAAAATCGATCGGTTCTGGCTACTACCAAAGATGCCAAAGCGGGCATCAACAACGCATCGGACGTAAAGGCGCTCATCAAAGGGGTCGTTTCGGACGAAAAAGGCAATACGTTACCCGGTGCAACTGTGTCAGTGAAAGGTACGCAGCTTGGTACCACAACCGACGCAGAAGGGCGTTTCTCGATCAATATGCCCGCTGGTTCCAAAATACTGGTTTTCTCGTTTATCGGGATGAAAACGCAGGAAGTTGAAGTCGGCACGCGCACGACGCTGAACATTACACTGGCAACCGGCGATCAGTCGCTGGACGAAGTCGTGGTGATCGGGTATGGTACGGCAAAACGGTCGGACGTTACATCGTCCATCACAACGGTCAAAGCGGCTGAGCTAAAAGATATTCCGGCGGCTGGTGTTGACCAACTTCTCCAGGGCAAAGCGGCTGGTGTAACTGTAACCAGCAACGGCGGACAGCCCGGCGGTGGTGTATCGGTTAAAGTACGTGGTGTTACGTCCATCAACAGCAACGACCCCTTGTTTGTAATCGACGGGGTGCCTTTTGTCAATGGGAACACTTCGGCGAGTTCGGGCTATGCGGGTCTGGGCGGTGGTGATGGACAAACCGGCAACAGCGTCATGGCGATGCTGAACCCGAACGACATCGAATCCATCGACGTGTTGAAAGATGCGTCGGCGCAGGCCATCTACGGTTCTCAGGCGGCCAACGGGGTTATTCTGGTTACGACCAAAAAAGGTAAGCAGGGCGAAGGTAAGATCAACTACGAAATGTACACGGGCGTTTCGGAAGTAGCGCGTCGGATGGATCTGATGAACCTGCGCGATTTTGCCCGCTATCAAAATGAAGTGCTGCCGATTATCGGGAATCCGGTCGCTGACGAATTCAAGAACCCCGATTTGTTAGGAACGGGTACGGATTGGCAGGAAGCTATGTTCCAGCGCGGAGCGATCAACAACCACCAGCTAAGCTTTTCGGGTGGCCGCGACAAGACGACGTACTACCTGTCGCTGAACTACTTCGACAACAAAGGGATTCTGCTTGGTTCGGATTTCAAACGGTACGCATCACGTTTCAGCCTGGATACGCAGTTGAAAAACTGGGTTAAAGTCGGCTTGAGTGCCAACGTCTCGCGCAGCATTCAGAACGTCTCGCTGGCCGATGCCGCCGAAGGAACCATCTGGTGGGGTGCATCGACCAGCCCGCTGATTCCCGTCAAAAATCTGGATGGCTCCTGGGGCGGTGGTCAAACCGTTGGTGGTGTCCAATACAACAACGCTAACTTGGTGGGCAACAGCCAGTACCGGGGCAATACCAAAACGACGAATACTGTTTTTGGTAGTCTGTACGCTGAACTGCAACTAACCAAGGATCTGTCGTTGCGGAATGAGCTGTCGTATTCGTTGGGGCAGGACAACAACGTGGCGTTTCAGAAAGCCGGAAACGTAGGGGGCACATCGTTCCGGAGTAAACTGATTGATTCGCGGTCGGACAGCTATTACTACTCGATTACCAATTACCTGAACTATAACAAGTACATCAACAAACACGGTTTTCAGGCAACGTTGGGCCATCAGGCGCAAAACTCGTACTACCAGTCGATTTCGGGTACCAAAGTCGATTTGCAGGCCAACATCTTTGACCTGAACACTGGTAGCGCCGACCAGACTACCTGGGGCTTGGGTGGTGGTAAAGGCCAGTGGGCAATGGAATCGTATTTTGCCCGGGCTAATTACACCTACGATGATCGCTTCTCGCTGTCGGCTAGTTTCCGCGCCGATGGTTCGTCAAACTTCGGTCCGAACAATCGGTGGGGTTATTTCCCCGGTGTGTCGGCTGGCTGGACCCTTTCGAACGAGAAATTCATGAAAGGCGACATTTCGAAAGTGCTGAGCTACGCAAAACTTCGCCTAGGCTACGGGATCGTAGGTAACCAGAACTTCCCCGGTGGTGCGCCAAACCCGGCTTACGTAGGAGCTGTGCAGTTTTTCTCGGGTCCGGTCGGTTTCGGCTCATCGAACATGATTAACGGGATTCCAAACCCAAATCTGAAATGGGAGTCGGTAAAAACGGCCAACGCCGGTGTTGATCTGGGCTTCCTGAATGGCCGGGTCGACGCGACGATCGATGTGTACCGGAAAGTAACCTCCGACATGATTATTTTCCTGACGGGGCCAAACCTGATCGGCGTGGGCGACCAGTGGGACGATCTCAAAGCACCGCTAGGCAATGCTGGTCAGATGACCAATACCGGAGTTGATATTGGTCTGACAACTACGAATATCAAGAAAGGCAATTTCAGCTGGAAGTCGAACGTCGTATTTACGCAGTTCACCAACCGCTACGAAAAAGCCGCTAGTGCCGCTTCTGCGCTTGATGGGAAAGTGTATTACAACAACTACCTGGTTACGCACACCACACCGGGCCGTCCGGTAGGTTCATTCTGGGGATTGGTAACGGACGGTTTGTTTCGTACGCAGGCGGATCTGGACGCCAGCCTTCCTCAGTTCGGGTATAAAGTAAACACCAACGAAACCTGGCTGGGCGACATTCGCTACAAAGACATCAACGGCGATGGAAAAATTGACGCGCAGGATCTTACCTTCATCGGTAGCCCGCTGCCGAAATTCACCTGGGGCTTTACCAACACTTTGAACTACGGTGATTTCGACTTTTCGTTGTTCTTCCAGGGTAGCCAGGGGGCCAAAGCGTTCAACTTCCTACGCTGGCAGTTGGAAGGACTAAACAACGCCTATACCAACCAGCTGAAAACGGTGACGGATCGCTATACTGAGTCGAACCCGAACGGGTCGCTGCCGCGCTTCACAAACACCAACAAAAACAACATAGCGATGTCGGATCGCTACGTGGAAGATGCGTCGTACGCTCGTATTCAGAATATTACGCTGGGCTACCGGCTGCCGAAAAACTTGTTGAACAAAGTGAAGGTGTCTAATCTGCGCGTCTACGGTTCGATTCAGAACCTGAAAACATTCACCAAGTATTCGGGCTACGATCCAGAGATCGGTGCGTTTAACAACAGCATCAAACTGATGAACGTAGATACGGGCCACTATCCAAACCCACGCACGTTTACCGTAGGTGCCAATCTACAATTCTAA
- a CDS encoding RagB/SusD family nutrient uptake outer membrane protein, whose translation MKLKPLYALMLPAALLSSCSKDFIDRPSLSGTTTGNYYNNADEVRSATSTLYSGLPWRNYESRAQDAIGDVMAGNMFTYTDVEYLNFTVSGASERVGAAWSAFYKIIGYANVMIKTFEEKKAAGGGAAYLDPAIAECHFIRGAVYFYIARTWGAAPIITDPGETALSGNFNIPRYLQKDVLRFALEELKLAEASLPESDAAGRLTKYSAKGMMAKLYLYSKDYANAKAKAEEVINSGRYSLVSDYNGMFTKMSMNNNAESLFSIQHQLSGDPWGTGNLKNADRGAGNLRTAEADAWEMYVPSLDILKEYEFGDLRRKWSVMEHGWTNPNWKPQRVNAPKYNAFMANGFKYDTLQPTEDGGILNATRSNIAKYFAGPGKSFGGDPVLGQNSGNNVVLLRYADVLLIYAEATLAGGQSTSDAKALDALNKVRTRAGLSPRTSFTLDDILHERRVEFAFEGDYWYDIQRQGFAKAKAMIEKQNRGTVTGANYITNFTEDKMYLPIPAGEIVQDPELSKEPVPYYK comes from the coding sequence ATGAAACTAAAGCCATTATATGCCCTGATGCTTCCGGCCGCTTTGTTGTCTTCGTGTTCGAAAGACTTCATTGATCGACCTTCGCTGTCAGGCACCACAACCGGAAATTATTACAACAATGCCGACGAGGTACGGTCGGCGACTAGTACGCTGTATAGCGGCTTGCCCTGGCGTAACTACGAGAGCCGGGCGCAGGATGCGATTGGTGACGTGATGGCGGGTAACATGTTTACCTATACCGACGTTGAATACCTGAACTTCACCGTTTCCGGAGCTTCCGAACGGGTTGGAGCCGCCTGGAGTGCGTTTTACAAGATCATTGGCTATGCCAACGTAATGATCAAAACGTTCGAAGAAAAGAAAGCAGCGGGTGGTGGCGCGGCTTATCTGGACCCCGCCATTGCGGAATGCCACTTTATTCGGGGTGCCGTTTATTTCTACATCGCCCGCACCTGGGGAGCGGCTCCAATCATTACCGATCCGGGTGAAACCGCCTTGTCGGGTAACTTCAATATTCCGCGTTATCTGCAAAAAGACGTGCTTCGGTTTGCGCTGGAAGAATTGAAACTAGCCGAAGCAAGCTTGCCCGAGTCTGATGCTGCCGGACGGTTGACGAAGTATTCGGCGAAGGGAATGATGGCGAAGCTGTATCTCTACAGCAAAGATTACGCGAACGCAAAAGCAAAGGCCGAAGAGGTAATCAATTCAGGTCGATACAGCCTGGTGAGCGATTACAACGGCATGTTCACCAAAATGAGCATGAACAACAACGCGGAGTCGCTTTTTTCGATTCAGCATCAGTTGTCGGGTGATCCCTGGGGAACCGGTAATCTGAAGAATGCCGACCGGGGTGCGGGAAACCTTCGCACGGCCGAAGCGGATGCGTGGGAAATGTACGTTCCATCGCTTGATATCCTGAAAGAATACGAGTTCGGTGATCTGCGTCGGAAATGGTCGGTGATGGAACACGGCTGGACGAACCCAAACTGGAAGCCCCAGCGTGTCAACGCGCCGAAGTATAATGCGTTTATGGCGAATGGGTTTAAATACGACACGCTGCAACCAACCGAAGACGGTGGTATCCTGAACGCTACCCGCTCCAACATCGCCAAGTACTTTGCTGGTCCCGGTAAGAGCTTTGGCGGAGATCCGGTGCTTGGCCAGAATTCGGGCAATAATGTTGTGCTGCTGCGTTACGCCGACGTCCTACTGATTTACGCCGAAGCGACGCTGGCAGGTGGGCAGTCAACGAGTGATGCGAAAGCACTTGACGCGTTGAATAAAGTACGGACCCGCGCGGGCTTATCGCCCAGAACGTCGTTTACACTGGACGATATTTTGCACGAGCGCCGGGTTGAGTTTGCGTTCGAAGGTGATTACTGGTACGACATTCAGCGTCAGGGATTTGCAAAGGCAAAAGCGATGATCGAAAAACAGAACCGGGGCACCGTTACCGGGGCCAACTACATCACCAACTTTACGGAAGACAAGATGTATTTGCCAATCCCTGCCGGCGAAATCGTACAGGACCCGGAGCTGAGTAAAGAGCCTGTTCCGTACTACAAGTAA
- a CDS encoding IPT/TIG domain-containing protein, translating into MKINRFNRIAGLSFLTVLTGFVISSCEKDTDGSPQIGPGNPVATALSPDSASGGTVITLTGTGLGDIRSIMFDKQNVAAGFQPTLNTDNAIIFRVPTEVVGGTQNIVFTNSAGRTLTVPFKALAYPTVSDVSNYNFSAGTEITLTGNNLSDVSSVMLSDSVRGIADPVTIVSKDQKQLVVKMPSSKLSRATLAIVNSTGRIRTKQEFVNIDQSYQIFTDAYGDGFQDGSWGDAAAVSTKEFKSGKASIGKNFQKGNWHLIAFANWSSALAYSADYTYVTGWIKGGSADYSLYLTTDAGKGGFGDFNDKNKIDVKAGTWTYFKLKLSDIDFWVAGKKLSQVGFRIQGPNNQDETFYFDDIMLVK; encoded by the coding sequence ATGAAAATCAATAGATTCAATCGAATAGCAGGCTTGTCTTTCCTAACGGTGCTGACCGGTTTTGTGATTAGTTCCTGCGAAAAAGATACCGACGGAAGCCCGCAGATTGGTCCGGGTAACCCGGTTGCAACGGCCCTTTCTCCTGATTCGGCCTCTGGCGGAACGGTTATCACCCTGACAGGTACCGGCCTTGGCGACATACGCAGCATTATGTTCGACAAGCAGAACGTAGCCGCCGGTTTCCAGCCTACGCTGAATACCGACAACGCCATTATTTTCCGGGTACCGACCGAGGTAGTGGGTGGTACCCAGAACATTGTGTTTACCAACAGCGCGGGACGAACGCTGACCGTACCGTTCAAAGCACTGGCTTATCCGACGGTTTCGGACGTGTCGAATTACAACTTCTCCGCAGGAACCGAGATCACGCTTACCGGAAACAACCTGAGCGATGTAAGTTCGGTGATGCTTTCCGACTCGGTTCGGGGAATCGCCGATCCGGTGACGATTGTGTCTAAAGACCAAAAGCAACTGGTTGTTAAAATGCCTTCGTCTAAACTGAGCCGCGCCACGCTGGCCATCGTGAACAGCACGGGACGGATTCGCACCAAGCAGGAATTTGTGAACATCGACCAGTCGTACCAGATTTTTACCGATGCGTACGGCGATGGTTTCCAGGATGGTTCATGGGGCGACGCGGCTGCCGTATCGACCAAGGAATTTAAGTCAGGCAAAGCGTCGATTGGTAAGAACTTCCAGAAAGGCAACTGGCACCTGATCGCTTTTGCAAACTGGTCATCGGCCCTTGCGTACTCCGCTGATTACACCTACGTAACTGGCTGGATCAAAGGCGGATCTGCTGATTATTCGCTCTACCTGACAACGGATGCTGGTAAAGGCGGGTTTGGTGATTTCAACGATAAAAATAAGATCGATGTGAAAGCCGGAACCTGGACGTACTTCAAGCTTAAACTTTCTGACATTGATTTTTGGGTAGCTGGTAAAAAATTGAGCCAGGTAGGGTTCCGGATTCAGGGACCGAACAACCAGGATGAAACGTTCTACTTCGACGACATCATGTTGGTTAAATAA
- a CDS encoding glycosyl hydrolase has protein sequence MPSGLRTLFRQTRILLLLLFFADNATISAASSNLANVSATRNAVYESLGVVPLVNGRAEAEHGEMTGVDVSSVNPGFSGTGYVTGFVNPTAKLSLTFRASAGLYELAIGYASPRGDKGVDFQVNDEKGSGKLRQTSTGFGSSNFGKVLLHDGLNTITIYRGWGFFDVDYIQLTPTTIIVPVKPPNQLVDAQATPSTKGLFSFLIDQYGRKVISGQQDDIEYVLEKTGKESAIGSFDLMDYSLTRVRQGVKPLRTSEAMIDWAKKGDGRGIVSLLWHWNAPADLINEAPNKLWWRGFYTEASTFDIASVLADKKGERYGLLLKDIDAIAEQLKKFQAADVPVLWRPLHEAPGGWFWWGAKGAGPFKELWQIVYDRLTRYHQLHNLIWVYTGTDTFNNDWYPGDQYVDVVGLDIYTDATANMSGNWASAQAQLNGKKLVALSETGNLPDPRKMRGFGTRWSWLSVWTGADYIKKQPLDRLKALFTDEDVITRDELPNWRLPVSVGSGLIKPNSTGIDKKAATDRRSD, from the coding sequence ATGCCCAGCGGTTTACGTACGTTGTTCCGGCAAACGCGTATCCTTTTGCTACTGTTATTCTTCGCCGATAATGCGACTATATCTGCCGCCAGTTCGAATCTAGCCAACGTTTCAGCGACTCGCAACGCTGTCTACGAATCATTGGGTGTTGTTCCGTTGGTAAATGGGCGGGCCGAGGCTGAACATGGTGAGATGACTGGTGTTGACGTCTCCTCTGTCAATCCCGGCTTTTCGGGAACCGGCTACGTAACGGGTTTCGTCAATCCGACGGCCAAGTTAAGCCTGACGTTCAGGGCATCGGCAGGTCTGTATGAATTAGCCATCGGTTACGCATCTCCCCGTGGTGACAAAGGCGTTGACTTTCAGGTGAATGACGAGAAGGGCAGCGGCAAGCTCCGGCAAACGTCAACTGGTTTTGGGTCAAGCAATTTCGGTAAGGTGCTGTTACACGATGGTCTGAACACCATTACGATTTATCGCGGCTGGGGTTTTTTCGATGTTGACTACATTCAACTGACGCCGACCACGATCATCGTACCCGTTAAACCACCTAATCAGCTCGTCGATGCCCAGGCTACACCATCAACGAAGGGTCTGTTCTCATTTTTGATTGACCAGTACGGCCGTAAAGTTATCTCGGGCCAGCAGGATGACATTGAGTACGTTCTGGAAAAAACCGGCAAAGAGTCTGCCATTGGTTCGTTCGATCTCATGGATTACTCGCTGACGCGTGTTCGGCAGGGTGTCAAACCCCTACGGACAAGCGAAGCCATGATTGACTGGGCCAAAAAGGGGGATGGCAGAGGTATTGTCAGTCTGCTCTGGCACTGGAACGCGCCTGCCGACCTGATCAACGAGGCTCCCAATAAGCTATGGTGGCGCGGTTTTTATACGGAGGCCTCCACATTCGACATAGCCTCGGTGCTAGCTGATAAGAAAGGCGAACGGTATGGGCTTCTGCTCAAAGACATTGACGCCATTGCCGAGCAGTTGAAGAAATTTCAGGCTGCCGATGTGCCGGTCCTGTGGCGACCGCTGCACGAAGCACCCGGCGGCTGGTTCTGGTGGGGAGCCAAAGGAGCCGGGCCGTTCAAAGAACTCTGGCAGATCGTCTATGACCGACTTACCAGGTACCATCAGTTGCACAATTTGATTTGGGTGTATACGGGCACCGACACGTTTAACAACGACTGGTATCCTGGCGATCAATATGTTGATGTGGTCGGTCTGGATATTTATACCGATGCAACGGCGAACATGAGCGGCAACTGGGCCAGTGCGCAGGCGCAGTTGAACGGCAAAAAACTCGTCGCCTTGTCAGAAACAGGCAATCTGCCTGATCCCCGCAAAATGCGCGGCTTTGGCACCCGATGGTCCTGGTTGTCGGTCTGGACGGGAGCGGATTACATCAAAAAGCAACCGCTTGATCGACTAAAAGCCTTATTTACGGATGAAGATGTCATCACCCGCGACGAACTCCCCAACTGGCGGCTCCCCGTCAGCGTGGGCAGCGGTTTGATTAAGCCCAATTCTACAGGTATCGATAAGAAAGCGGCTACAGACCGTCGTTCTGACTAA
- a CDS encoding cyclase family protein has product MPRIIDLSKPIRYNSSDPWFMRVKIKHKPHRQAKWLIRLLGLPFRLFPKDFVGWADDTIQSMGVHSTTHIDAPWHYAPTVAGQPAKTIDQIPLDWCYGDGVVIDMSHKADFDAITVDDLQHALQKTGATLKPAMIVLIRTGRDKLNGTKEFPEKGTGMSPDATRWLIDQGIKVMGIDQWGWDLPLPYMIKQAKLSGDSELFWQAHLVGREQEYCHMEQLVNLDALPPFGFKVCVFPLNIIGASAAPARVVALLDE; this is encoded by the coding sequence ATGCCACGCATTATCGACCTTTCCAAACCGATTCGTTACAATTCCAGCGACCCGTGGTTTATGCGGGTCAAAATCAAACACAAACCACACCGTCAGGCCAAATGGCTTATCCGACTGCTGGGCCTTCCCTTTCGCTTGTTTCCCAAGGATTTCGTTGGCTGGGCCGACGACACGATTCAGTCAATGGGCGTTCATTCGACTACGCACATCGACGCGCCCTGGCATTACGCTCCTACCGTAGCTGGCCAACCAGCCAAAACAATTGATCAGATACCACTGGACTGGTGTTACGGCGACGGCGTTGTTATCGACATGAGCCACAAAGCGGATTTCGATGCGATCACGGTAGATGACCTACAGCATGCGCTTCAGAAGACGGGCGCAACCCTTAAACCCGCGATGATTGTTTTGATACGTACGGGTCGCGACAAGCTGAACGGTACCAAAGAATTTCCAGAAAAAGGAACCGGCATGAGCCCCGACGCTACACGCTGGCTAATTGATCAGGGCATCAAAGTCATGGGTATCGATCAGTGGGGTTGGGACTTACCGCTTCCGTACATGATTAAACAAGCCAAGCTAAGCGGTGATTCGGAGTTATTCTGGCAGGCTCATCTGGTTGGCCGCGAACAGGAATACTGCCATATGGAGCAGCTTGTCAACCTGGACGCGTTGCCACCCTTTGGTTTTAAAGTTTGTGTTTTTCCACTCAACATCATTGGGGCGTCGGCAGCTCCGGCACGCGTAGTCGCCCTACTGGATGAGTGA